The window ACGGCTCAAGCGCGATTGTATAGACATCCTCCAATTACACAACATCCGCATGGCCCACGTTAAAGACGACGGCATCTGGCTCCTCTTAGAAGGGCTCCTCAAGGAAGGCAAAATCCGTTCCTACGGTGTTGCCTTGGGTCCCGCGATTGGCTGGCTTTACGAAGGCCTCGAATCGATTCGACTCAGGAAACCCCATGTCGTCCAGCACATCTACAACATCTTGGAATCTTACCCGGGTAAGGCCCTCATGGAGGGAGCTCAATCGGATAAAACCCGTTATCTCATTCGCGTGCCCCACGCAAGCGGCATGCTGGAAGGCCGGTACAACAGCCAAACCCAGTTCTCAGAGACCGACCACCGCCGTTTTAGGCCGAAGCATTGGCTCGAAAACGGATTAAAAAAAATAGCCTCCTTGGAATTCCTGGTCTTGCCCAATCGCACCCTGGGACAAGCCGCCCTGCAATGGATACTCAACGAAGGGAAAGTGTTAAGCTGTCTGCCCAACATTTACAATAGTGTGCAGCTGCGTGAATTCGCCGCTGCCCCGGAGTGTCCTCCCTTGACCCAAGAAGAGCTTTCCAAGATCGATTCCCTTATCTCGATCAATTTTGGAGTTGAAGAAGAACCCGAAGCTTACAAGGGAACGATGAGTCCCGAGCAACTCCAGGCTGCCGGCTCTTAAGGGCCAGTAAGGGTTTCAAGGAAACGATTTTTTAACGGCCTTTTGATCTTGCGGGCAGTCCTGGGAGTAAGAGGCTTGCGTAGATTGGGGATTAAAACCACTTGAGAGGTTATTTTTAGAGTTCATTCGCTCTTTATGGGCGAAATAGAGGTTCCTGCTGTAGGGAATCCAACTGAACAAGTAGGCGAAGATGAAAACCGAATCCCACCGGTAAAACGCATAGATAAGAAGCAAAAGGGAACCCAGCAAGCTGCAATACCAAAAAGCGAGAGGGACAACCACCGCCTTTTTCTTTTCCGTCGCTATCCATTGTATAATAAAGCGGGAAAAAAAAAGAATATTTCCAATCCATCCGATGACTTTCATTGGACTCCAATGAATGCCGAGGAAATCAACCGTAGTGGCAACCCAAAAGCCGTAGCTCGTCATGTTTTCTCTCCTGGGTAATCTTTGTTTTTATTTCAAGGGAAGAAAGATCCGTTTTGATTTCTTTTTATTCTTTTTGCGGCTCCATCTCCAGGGCATAGGGGAAAAGAAAAGACCTGTTGACTTCTTCAACCGCCTCTTCTCCCAACAGCCGGCGAATAACTTCAAAAGCAAATTCAACCGCCCGACCCGCCGCTTTCGCAGTAATCAACTGTCCATCCACAACAACTCCGCTATACCTATCCAAGCTTTCTTGAGGAAAATCGTCCCACAGGGAAGGATGGCAAGTCATCTTGGCCGAGGGGAAAAGACCGAATTGAACCAGGCAGCCCGGGGCGGCACAAATGGCGGCGACCCATCTTCCTGCCCGAACCTGCTTTTCAAGGAGTTCCTTGATGCGTACATCTTTTTTCAAATTTTCCGCTCCTTCCGCTCCTCCAGGAAGGATAATGCAATCGAATTCCTCTTCCAGGACATCTTCCAAGTCATAGTCGGGGATAAGCCGTATCTTTCTCGATCCGGAAATCACCCCCGGCAAAACGCCGGCAACCACAACCTCTATTTTTGCTCTTCTCAATAAATCGATGGGAACAACCGCCTCGATTTCCTCGAAACCCGGAGCAAGAATCACCAATGCGCGTTTCATAACAGCCCCTTAATTCTAAGTAAAATATTTTTACGGATTTCACAAAATTTTTTCTCATCTATCACCGCTTCGAACCGTCTCGGCGTAAAAGGGCTAGCCATTTTTACCCAGGAACGGCACCCTCTCATCGCCTTCTCGTCCTCTTTAACTTCCAGGGGCGGATAGGCTCTATATACCCTTAAGATAAGAACAGACAGTCCCTTCTTTTTTCCGTAATCAAAGCGTTTTTTCAAAATCGGCTCTTCCCAAATGTAAAATGGAGAGAGACGGCGAACTATTTCCCAATCCGTGACGAAAAAATCTTCCTGGACCCAAGCTACATACTTAAGCAGTAGGCAGCCGGGAGAAGATTCTTCCCCTTCATCTTTTTCTACAAACCTGTACTCGGGTTTAACCTGGTGTAATTCTTCATGATAGTGCGTGGGTAAAAGCCAGAAAAAAGGGGATTTCAACTGAAATTCTTTTTCTTGAATTCCCCCCTTTCTCAAGAGGATAGACTGCTTTCCTTTACCCAAGGCCTCGACCACGATCTGCCAATCTTTAAATGCATACTGCTCTAGGGAGTTTAAAAAATCTTCAGCCTGTTCAGTAGGGAAAGATTCACTCACACTTTTTCTCCGGTTCTTTATGGATCAATTCCCAGTTGCGGTAAAAGTAGTTTGTCCCCGAAACGACGGTAATGGCAACCGTTAAAAGCATCATGGGGAAAAGGGCATTTTCCAGGATAGTCCCCAAAAATCCCATCTGCAGTTTTGTTTCCTTTAAACTTAGGGAAACAAAACAGCCGATGATAAAAATCATCTGGGAAAGGGTCTTTTGCTTCCCACCGAAATCGGCCGCCATCACTTTTCCATGAATAGCCAGCAGGGTACGCAACCCGGTAATTAAAAATTCTCTTGAAATCATGGTGATTACCGCCCATAAAGGGGCATAATTGAACTGGAGGAGAGAAAGAAGAGCGGCGCTGATCAATATCTTATCGGCCAAGGGATCTAACAGTTTCCCCAGCTCGCTTACCAGGTTGAAGTTTCGAGCTATCCATCCATCGAGAAGATCGGTAAGGCTTGCCAAGAGAAAAATAAATAGGGCCATCGTCGCTTGAAAGGGCCAATCGATGCTCAAATCGGCAACGAAAAGACCGCACATTCCTATTCTTGCCAAGGAAAGTTGGTTCGGCAAATTCAAATTAAGCCTGCCAGCATGGGAAGACACATCCGCTTTCGATCGTTCCTTTTTATGTAAACTTTGTGCGCACAATCAATTTATAATCAAATGAGCTCTTTAATTGTCGATAAGCAAATGAACAGCAAAAAAATTTCTCTTATTGAGGAGTTGAATCCGGAGCTTTTTTCTGGGCGCCAAATTTCACCTCCTTGGCTTCCCATTTATCCCCTTTTTTTTTCGCATGGATGACTACCCTCATTCCCTTTTTTAATTGATCTAAAGAAGCCGAATTACCCTTGTAAATGTATTGGGTTGAGTCGCTCAGCTCGATCGTTTTTAGCTCCCCTTTCTTGGTTTCTACGACCAGGGTTTTATCCGACACGGAACTGACCGTGCCGAGAATATGTTCGAGATTGCCATGAGCAAAAGCCAGCCGCGGGCTTAAAATCATGACAAGAAAAGCGATAAGAGTCAAAATCTGAAAAGGTTTCATTTACTTGCTCTCCATTTTCATTGCATTCTGTTGTTCCTCTTCAGAAGAATTCCCCAAAGAATGGTCTTCTTCAAGAAATTTTTCTTCCTCTTTTTCTTCCTGAAGTTCATGGGGACTGACCGGATTCATTTTTTCCATTTCCTTTTCTTCCTCTTTCGTCAAATACGGGAGATGACGAATAAAGTGAACGAGCTTCCAACTGTCTTCATCCTGGTCTTTTTCCCCCCATGCGGGCATGCCTGTCCACCGTATGCCATTGTGGATGATATAGTAGATTTCCCCGTCAGATTTTTTTTGCACCTCTCTCGACCTCAAGTCCCTGGGCTTAGGATAAAGATTTTTGCCGATAGGGGTCTCTCCACTGCCGTTATTCCCATGGCATAACGCACAATGATCGGCAAAATGATCCCTGGACTCGTTCAAGACCTCTTGAGAGAAGGGGATCGGGTTTTTCGTCTCCTTGACCGTCTTAGGAATGGACAGGGAGAGGGCGGTGGTCGCGATCCACTTTTCTAGGGCAGGAGGATTGCTCCTTGCCGTAAATCCTTCTCGCATTAAAAAGTAGGCAAAAAGGCAAACCGCTATAAAAAGCAGGCCGAGTAGCGAACAGAGGCTGTAAAAAATTCTTTTCAACATTCAAAAGAAATATTTATTATTGGCTAAGGGATTTGAGGTTTTATTTTCAAGTTAAATTCCAAAAAAGAAGTTATTTCCAGCTTTTTAATCTCCCAGCCAACGAAAAGAGATGAAAAAAAATTGAAACTATGAAGATCCTACGGATCTTTATCCCCTCGATGTTCGTTACCTTGGCCTATGGTATCGACATTAGCCCAAGTAAAAACACCCACCCGGACATCCTCCAGGCTCCCCGCAAACATTGGTCTATCCTTCCCTTTGCTGATCCCAAAAGGATAGACAAGGCCAACCAGATTAATTTTCGCAAAATTCAGCCCTCTGTTAAAATCGAGCCCAGCCGTCTGTCTCTCTCCTCTCTTAAAGACAGCCTTACAACGCCATCGCTGCGGATTGTCCTTACGGTGGTTAACAACGGACGCAGGACTTATACTTTTAGCTTTCCCGATTCCCAAAGATTTGATTTCAGGATAAGAAATGCAAGCGGCCAGATTATCTACGTGTGGTCGGAAGACAAGGAATTCCTGCCCATGGTGGGTACAACCGCCTTAAATCCCAATGATTCCCTAACTTACAGCGAAGTTGTTGCCCTCGAAGATCTTGACCAACCCCTCACCCCGGGAACTTACTGGATAGAATCAATCTTGGCTAACTACCCGGAAATTTCTGCGACGACCACCCTGATCGTCGATCCGTAAACCTCTGTCTCCTCAAGACCCTAATCCTAGCCGGGATTACTCCCAGCCGAAAGACCCCCAAGGGATTCTTCCTTCTGCGAGGGGTGGGTGGCTCACCCTCCCTTCCCGAAGGTGTCCGGCCAAGGCTCTTTCCGCAGGCCTAATCCCTGGGCTTACTCCGACCCTGCCACCCCCAAGGTGGGTGAGCTTTGCCCGCAATATAATTCCGTTCCGTCAAACTTACCCATTCTTGCTCAAACAGGAAAAAAAAGCGGGTTTCCTGCTTCATTGAGACCGGATGAAGCAGGCTCTTGCACAAGCCGGGCCCCGGTCCTTCTTCTCCAAAGGGCTGCCTTCCGGCCGAACTCCCCGTAGTGAGCGCGTAGCGCCCCTCTTTCCTGACATCCCCCTCTCTTTTTTTTCACCTGAATGCGGAGGATTCCTTCCTGCTAACAGGGGGGCCTTGCCCCTTAGATCGGTCGAAGGACCGACTCTCCGACACCGCGTCGAAGAACAGGCGACCCGGGCCGGTCCGGCCGTTCGCACGTTTACGACGCGCCTTGTCCTCTTCCACCTGAAAGAGGTTTGCGGCGCGTTTTTTTTCAGATCGAAACCATCCAATAAGCATTGACCGAGCAAGAAGTTTTTTAACCGCTCAAACCCCAGAGGAATACCCTTCTTTGGCTTTCTTGAGGTAACCGGTTTGAAAGAATAACCGAAGCCGGAAATCGGGAAAACCGGCTTTCCTAAAAAGAGTACCCGCTGGTGGTCTTTGGCTGTTTCCTAGCTCAATTATTCTGAGTTCGAAGCGCTTAGCTACTCCCAAGCATTTGCCTTGAGTCTTTGAGCAAGCTTTCCCAGGAGAACTTTCCATATTAGGCAACCCAAGACAAATGGACTAAAAGAAATGAGGGGATAAAAGCCTTTGTCTTGCCGGAATTCCATCTCAAGCTTCCAAGGCAGAACCGACTCTCCGCTAGCTCCCTTGCGGCCGACTTTCTGTGTCCTTTCCCTCAGGGAGAGGGACATAGAGCCTAAATTGAGTTAAAACAAATCAAAGCCGGCTATTCAGCCCCTGGAGCGCTTTTCTTTTTTGCGCCAACCGATCCGCTATCCATGGATAAGTTCTTTGCAAGCCTTCAAGCAAGCTATACTTGGGCTTCCATCCAAGGAGTGAATAAAGCTTCGTATTATCGCTATTTCTTCCCCTTACCCCCTGGGGCTTCGATAGGTCGTGCTTGATACGAACCTTTTTGCCCGCCACTTTCGCCACCATTTCCACGAGTTGATCAATGGTGACAAGCTCTTCTGATCCTAGATTCAGGGGCTTAGAATAATCCGATTGGGCAATCAAGTAAATCCCTTCAACGCAGTCCTCTATATAAAGAAAGGAGCGGGTTTGCCGGCCATCACCCCAGACTTCGATCTCCGCAGCATCCTCGGCTAAAGCCACTTTTCTACATATCGCTGCCGGGGCCTTTTCTCTTCCCCCTTCATAAGTCCCCAAGGGTCCATATACATTATGGAACCTTGCCACCCTCGTTTCGAGTCGTTTATCTTCTTGATAGTATTGGCAGAGTTTTTCGGCAAAAAGCTTTTCCCATCCGTAACCTTCCTCAGGTTCCGCGGGGATGGCATCTTCTTCTTTAAGAGGAACTACATCGGCGGATCTCTGCTTGTAGGCAGGATAGATGCAAGCAGACGAAGAATAGAAGTAGCGCTTGACCCCATTTTGATAAGAGGCTTCCAACATGTGGGTATTAATTAAAATATTGTTTTTAGCGATCTCGGCATGGTTGGTTGATATGTAACCGATACCGCCCATGTCGGCGGCCAGCTGGTAGACCTCGTCAACCTCTCTTGTGGCACGCAGGCAATTTTCCCAGTACCTGAGATCAAGAAGCAGAAACTCATCGCTTTGGCTCTTCTCATACTCAGGCTCCTTAATATCCACGCCCCTTACCCAGTATTGCTTTCCTTTTAAAAAACTGACCAAGTGATGGCCGATAAATCCACCGGCCCCGGCTACAACGGCTTTCTTCATGATTTTATCCTTTTTTTTAACAATTCTATTTTTTTAAAAGGTCCTCTACGGCTTTTTCCATCTCCTCGAGGACCTTCTTTTTTTGCCACGTTCTTAAAGCATAAGCCCTGCCTTCCTCCCCAAACCGTTGCCTAAGCTGGGCATCTGCGGCTAATTCACCCACAGCTTCAGCCATTGCCTTGGAGTCTTCAGCCGGAACGACGCGGCCAGCTCCAGCCTCCAAAATTACCTTAGCTACCTCGCTGTTTTTATTGACCGCACCGATGACCGGTTTTGCAGCGGAAAGGTAGGTCATCACCTTCGAAGGAAAAACGATATCTCCCACTTCTTTTTTTTGGGTGACCAGGGCGATATCGGCAGCCGAAAGAAGGGCCAAGTATTCTTCCTTGGGAAGGAGAGGAATAAATTTGAGCTGGGGAAGGTTTAAGCTTTGGGCTTTTTCTTCCAGCCTGCGCCTATCGGCACCGTCGCCGACGAGGAGAAAAACGATCCCCTTTTTTTCCTTCAACCGTTCTGCCGCTTCAATGACTATATCCAGCCCCTGTTTGACCCCCATATTACCCGTATGGGCCACAATAATGCGCTCTTCTAATCCATATTTTTCTCTAAACTTGAGGGCTCCGTTTCTTTCGGGAAGGCTGAAAAGAAGGGGGTCAGCCCAATCGGGAAGAAGGAGAACTTTCTCGGCCGCTATTCCCTTGGAGATGATCTTCTGCCTCATGGTCGGGGTAAGAGTCGATACTTTTGCGGCATTGTCGTAAGCAAACTTTTCTATTTTATAGAGAATATCAAAAAAGAGATTGGAGTTGATCATTCCCAAATCTCTTGCCGCATCGGGTTGGAGATCGGGGACATGGAAGATATAGGGAATATTCCAGAGCTTGCTCAAAAAAAAAGCGGATAAACCGAGCCCAAGAGGCGGAGAAACAATGAAGAGCAGGTCGGGTTTTTTGACCAAAAGTGCCCTAAGAAGGGAAGAGAAAAGAAAAGAAGCTTCATGGACGATCCTAGAAAGGGTCGACACTTTCTTGGGAACGTAAATAAAAGAACGCAAGATTTTCACCCCGTTGCGGCTTTCATCCTTAAACCATTTTCCCCGATATTCAGCAGGTATTTCCCAAAAGGGATAATAGGGGAAGGCGGTAATCATTGAAACCTCGTAGCCCTTGGACGATAAAAATTCACAACGACCCGTATTAAAAATGCCTATACCCGTTTTTTCAGGCCAATAATTAATGCCTAAGAAAAGGATCCGGTAGGCAGCCATTTGGGCTTTTTTGAATGTTGGGCTAAAGGAAAGGAACCCCTACTAGGCTATTTTTTTTCCCCCATGGGGTCAAGAAGAAAAAAAATCCCGTTTTTATCAAGTAATCTTGTTCGATAACCGAGGAGGACTCCTGGGTCTGGCAGGATTCGAACCTGCAACCAAGGGATTATGAGTCCCCTGCTCTGCCGTTGAGCTACAGACCCGACCTCTGATGCTCTTGATTCTATCCTAAATTGCCCGGTTTTCAAAAAATAATTTTCTTTTTTGCCATTCACCGTTCCGTCAGGCTTACTCACTGCTGCTCAAACAGGAACAAAGCTGACAGACTTGCTCATCGAGGCGGACGGGGCCGGCGGGTGCGCGCCAGGCCAGAGCCTTCTTCTCCGGCAAGCCTGCCTTCCGGTGGAACTCGCCGTAGAGCCGTTTAGGACGGCAATATGAGCTAAAATGTACAGGAAAGATTAAAAAAGATCGAATAATCGATCAACTGTTCAAACCCACCTATGGCCTCCAAGCCCAATGGGTAATGAGAAAAAGGACTAAAGGTAAAAAATTGATATTGATAATGCATTATTGATTATTAATTATCGTTTCCATGGGAAAGTTCTTTATCCCTTTTCTTTTCTTTTGCTTCGTATCCCTTTTTTTATCACCTTCCTTTTCCCAAGATTGGACCCAAGGGGATACTCAAAACTTCTTGCAAGAAGATCCAAGCCCACCCCCGGTTTCCACTCTTCCCGAAGTGACGGTGAGCGCAAGCAAACTTTCAGAGGTGTTTGATACCGAATCGAGTTCCTGCTACGGCACTCCAATGCCCATCCTCGATACTCCTCGGGCGGTTAGTCCCATCTCTCAAACGTTGATGAAAACCGCCGGCCTCGGCTCTTGGGGAAAACTCGATCCCTTGAGTTTTACCTACATCAACCCGGCTGCCATGGTCGATCCTTCTCAAACCGGATGTGCTTCCGCCCCGGACATCCGGGGAACGACCGGGCTTACCTTCATCAACGGCATGGAAGAAACCGTCAATATGCCGCTGCAAGACGTGCCCTGGAACCTGAACATGGTGGAATCCATCGATCTGGTCGAAGGTCCCCCTGGAGCCGTCTACGGATCTACCCAACCCTCAAACGGATACGTCAATTACATCACCAAGCAGCCCTATTTTGACCGGTTCAGGGGTGATGTCTGGGATACAACCGGGATGTACGATCAATACATGTGGGGAGCGGATATCGGTGGGCCCATCAAGGGAACTCAAGGCCGGCTAGCCTACAGGTTCAGCTACATGGGAATTGAAAGCGGCAGTTACTATGAGCTGATCAAAGACAACCAGCAAAACTTTTACGCTGCCCTTGGATACAGGCCAAGCACCGATTACCAGGCCGATCTTTACCTCGATTTTGGGACCTACAGTTACATGCTT is drawn from Methylacidiphilum infernorum V4 and contains these coding sequences:
- the pgsA gene encoding CDP-diacylglycerol--glycerol-3-phosphate 3-phosphatidyltransferase yields the protein MNLPNQLSLARIGMCGLFVADLSIDWPFQATMALFIFLLASLTDLLDGWIARNFNLVSELGKLLDPLADKILISAALLSLLQFNYAPLWAVITMISREFLITGLRTLLAIHGKVMAADFGGKQKTLSQMIFIIGCFVSLSLKETKLQMGFLGTILENALFPMMLLTVAITVVSGTNYFYRNWELIHKEPEKKCE
- a CDS encoding WcaI family glycosyltransferase, encoding MAAYRILFLGINYWPEKTGIGIFNTGRCEFLSSKGYEVSMITAFPYYPFWEIPAEYRGKWFKDESRNGVKILRSFIYVPKKVSTLSRIVHEASFLFSSLLRALLVKKPDLLFIVSPPLGLGLSAFFLSKLWNIPYIFHVPDLQPDAARDLGMINSNLFFDILYKIEKFAYDNAAKVSTLTPTMRQKIISKGIAAEKVLLLPDWADPLLFSLPERNGALKFREKYGLEERIIVAHTGNMGVKQGLDIVIEAAERLKEKKGIVFLLVGDGADRRRLEEKAQSLNLPQLKFIPLLPKEEYLALLSAADIALVTQKKEVGDIVFPSKVMTYLSAAKPVIGAVNKNSEVAKVILEAGAGRVVPAEDSKAMAEAVGELAADAQLRQRFGEEGRAYALRTWQKKKVLEEMEKAVEDLLKK
- a CDS encoding aldo/keto reductase → MKFRNLPGTDIRVSEVGFGVWTLTTGWWGSYTEEEATRLLKEAVDLGINFFDTADVYGHGYGEEILGKAFGNSHEVVIATKVGYNFYGVQNRTAQHELPQDFSPGFLKDAVDRSLKRLKRDCIDILQLHNIRMAHVKDDGIWLLLEGLLKEGKIRSYGVALGPAIGWLYEGLESIRLRKPHVVQHIYNILESYPGKALMEGAQSDKTRYLIRVPHASGMLEGRYNSQTQFSETDHRRFRPKHWLENGLKKIASLEFLVLPNRTLGQAALQWILNEGKVLSCLPNIYNSVQLREFAAAPECPPLTQEELSKIDSLISINFGVEEEPEAYKGTMSPEQLQAAGS
- a CDS encoding lipid-A-disaccharide synthase N-terminal domain-containing protein, which encodes MTSYGFWVATTVDFLGIHWSPMKVIGWIGNILFFSRFIIQWIATEKKKAVVVPLAFWYCSLLGSLLLLIYAFYRWDSVFIFAYLFSWIPYSRNLYFAHKERMNSKNNLSSGFNPQSTQASYSQDCPQDQKAVKKSFP
- a CDS encoding DUF1802 family protein translates to MSESFPTEQAEDFLNSLEQYAFKDWQIVVEALGKGKQSILLRKGGIQEKEFQLKSPFFWLLPTHYHEELHQVKPEYRFVEKDEGEESSPGCLLLKYVAWVQEDFFVTDWEIVRRLSPFYIWEEPILKKRFDYGKKKGLSVLILRVYRAYPPLEVKEDEKAMRGCRSWVKMASPFTPRRFEAVIDEKKFCEIRKNILLRIKGLL
- a CDS encoding DUF5666 domain-containing protein yields the protein MKPFQILTLIAFLVMILSPRLAFAHGNLEHILGTVSSVSDKTLVVETKKGELKTIELSDSTQYIYKGNSASLDQLKKGMRVVIHAKKKGDKWEAKEVKFGAQKKAPDSTPQ
- a CDS encoding BsuPI-related putative proteinase inhibitor, whose protein sequence is MKILRIFIPSMFVTLAYGIDISPSKNTHPDILQAPRKHWSILPFADPKRIDKANQINFRKIQPSVKIEPSRLSLSSLKDSLTTPSLRIVLTVVNNGRRTYTFSFPDSQRFDFRIRNASGQIIYVWSEDKEFLPMVGTTALNPNDSLTYSEVVALEDLDQPLTPGTYWIESILANYPEISATTTLIVDP
- a CDS encoding c-type cytochrome, encoding MLKRIFYSLCSLLGLLFIAVCLFAYFLMREGFTARSNPPALEKWIATTALSLSIPKTVKETKNPIPFSQEVLNESRDHFADHCALCHGNNGSGETPIGKNLYPKPRDLRSREVQKKSDGEIYYIIHNGIRWTGMPAWGEKDQDEDSWKLVHFIRHLPYLTKEEEKEMEKMNPVSPHELQEEKEEEKFLEEDHSLGNSSEEEQQNAMKMESK
- a CDS encoding DJ-1 family glyoxalase III, with translation MKRALVILAPGFEEIEAVVPIDLLRRAKIEVVVAGVLPGVISGSRKIRLIPDYDLEDVLEEEFDCIILPGGAEGAENLKKDVRIKELLEKQVRAGRWVAAICAAPGCLVQFGLFPSAKMTCHPSLWDDFPQESLDRYSGVVVDGQLITAKAAGRAVEFAFEVIRRLLGEEAVEEVNRSFLFPYALEMEPQKE
- a CDS encoding NAD-dependent epimerase/dehydratase family protein, with the translated sequence MKKAVVAGAGGFIGHHLVSFLKGKQYWVRGVDIKEPEYEKSQSDEFLLLDLRYWENCLRATREVDEVYQLAADMGGIGYISTNHAEIAKNNILINTHMLEASYQNGVKRYFYSSSACIYPAYKQRSADVVPLKEEDAIPAEPEEGYGWEKLFAEKLCQYYQEDKRLETRVARFHNVYGPLGTYEGGREKAPAAICRKVALAEDAAEIEVWGDGRQTRSFLYIEDCVEGIYLIAQSDYSKPLNLGSEELVTIDQLVEMVAKVAGKKVRIKHDLSKPQGVRGRNSDNTKLYSLLGWKPKYSLLEGLQRTYPWIADRLAQKRKALQGLNSRL